A genomic stretch from Desulfotignum balticum DSM 7044 includes:
- the brxL gene encoding BREX system Lon protease-like protein BrxL — protein MMTLDAIDQKAADLLDGYLVRKDLVRTFSRQFPVPTYVVEFLLGRYCASIDPEEIEEGLEIVQRQLTTRTVKAGEEELFKARAREDGEVKIIDLITARLDAKTDSFVATLPSLQLNNVRISSDLVNAHERMLTGGFYAEISLTYDAAIAQENNGRPFGVASLREIQLSKRDVLETLAAARSAFSTREWIDFLLRSIGIEPSSLSERERNAFMLRMVPFVERNYNLVELGPRGTGKSHLFQQVSPYAHLISGGKATVARMFVHMGTGQRGLVCQYDVVCFDEIAGVSFDQKDGVNIMKGYMESGEFSRGKESIRADGSIVMLGNFDVDVAHQQRIGHLFSPMPPTMKDDTAFMDRIHAFLPGWDVPKISASMLTDHFGLVSDFLSECWSRLRNQSRVNTIQNRVFFGGALSGRDTWAVNKTVSGLLKLLYPGQEDVSDEDLEWAVRIAMEVRRRVKEQQKRIGAAEFRNTHFSYVMGADGVEKFVSTPELQTENQIGTDPLEPGQVWTISPGSSEEYPGLYRIEINEGPGTGVKILNKPIPAAFRESMGYAEQNLYARAKQLVGDKDPRHHEFTVQLRAFDAAKSGAKLSMAALVALCTALLKKSVRGGLIIVGEINLGGSIEPIHNPVDIAENAVEKGAGALLMPVACRRLLFDLSDDMATRVDIQFYSDARDALLKAIVE, from the coding sequence ATGATGACACTGGATGCAATCGATCAAAAAGCGGCAGATCTGCTGGACGGGTACCTGGTCCGCAAAGACCTGGTCCGGACCTTCAGCCGGCAGTTTCCCGTGCCTACCTATGTGGTGGAATTTCTGCTGGGCCGGTATTGCGCCAGCATTGACCCCGAAGAGATCGAAGAGGGCCTGGAGATTGTCCAGCGGCAGTTGACCACCCGGACCGTCAAGGCCGGAGAAGAAGAGCTGTTCAAGGCAAGGGCCAGGGAAGACGGAGAAGTCAAGATCATCGATCTGATCACGGCCCGCCTGGATGCAAAAACCGATTCCTTTGTGGCCACCCTGCCCAGCCTGCAACTCAACAACGTCCGGATCAGTTCCGACCTGGTCAACGCCCACGAACGCATGCTGACCGGCGGGTTTTATGCGGAAATCAGCCTCACCTATGATGCGGCCATTGCCCAGGAAAACAATGGCAGGCCCTTTGGCGTGGCATCCCTTCGGGAAATCCAGCTATCCAAAAGAGACGTCCTGGAAACCCTGGCCGCTGCCCGAAGCGCCTTTTCAACCAGGGAATGGATCGACTTTCTGCTGCGGTCCATCGGGATAGAGCCGTCCAGCTTGTCAGAACGGGAGCGCAACGCCTTTATGCTGCGGATGGTGCCGTTTGTGGAACGGAACTACAACCTGGTGGAACTGGGTCCCCGGGGCACGGGTAAAAGCCATTTGTTCCAGCAGGTGTCTCCCTATGCCCACCTGATCTCCGGCGGCAAAGCCACGGTAGCCCGGATGTTTGTGCACATGGGCACGGGCCAGCGGGGGCTGGTGTGCCAGTATGATGTGGTATGCTTTGATGAAATCGCAGGGGTCTCCTTTGACCAGAAAGACGGCGTGAACATCATGAAAGGGTATATGGAATCCGGGGAGTTCAGCCGGGGAAAGGAAAGCATCCGGGCCGACGGCAGCATCGTGATGCTGGGCAATTTTGACGTGGATGTGGCACACCAGCAGCGTATCGGCCACCTGTTCAGTCCCATGCCGCCCACCATGAAAGACGACACCGCGTTCATGGACCGGATTCATGCATTCCTGCCGGGCTGGGATGTTCCCAAGATCAGCGCCTCCATGCTGACGGATCATTTCGGGCTGGTCAGTGACTTTCTGTCTGAATGCTGGAGCCGCTTGAGGAACCAGAGCCGGGTCAACACCATCCAGAACCGGGTGTTTTTCGGAGGCGCCCTGTCCGGCCGGGATACCTGGGCGGTCAATAAAACCGTGAGCGGCCTGCTCAAACTGCTGTATCCGGGGCAGGAAGACGTTTCAGATGAAGATCTGGAATGGGCGGTCCGGATTGCTATGGAGGTCAGAAGGCGGGTCAAGGAGCAGCAGAAACGTATCGGCGCGGCAGAATTCCGCAACACCCATTTCAGCTATGTCATGGGCGCGGACGGGGTCGAAAAATTTGTTTCCACCCCGGAGCTGCAAACGGAAAATCAGATCGGTACGGACCCCCTGGAACCCGGACAGGTATGGACCATCTCTCCGGGCAGCAGTGAAGAATACCCCGGCCTGTACCGGATTGAAATCAATGAAGGGCCTGGTACCGGGGTCAAGATCCTGAACAAACCCATTCCTGCGGCGTTCAGGGAAAGCATGGGTTATGCTGAACAAAACCTTTATGCCCGGGCCAAACAGCTGGTGGGGGACAAAGATCCTCGCCATCATGAATTCACTGTCCAGCTCCGGGCCTTTGATGCGGCCAAATCCGGTGCCAAACTCAGCATGGCTGCTCTGGTGGCGTTATGCACAGCTCTGTTAAAAAAAAGCGTGCGGGGCGGCCTGATCATCGTGGGTGAGATCAACCTGGGCGGGTCCATCGAGCCCATACACAATCCAGTGGATATCGCAGAAAACGCGGTGGAAAAAGGGGCCGGCGCCCTGTTAATGCCAGTGGCCTGCCGCCGCCTGCTGTTTGATCTGTCCGATGATATGGCCACCCGGGTGGACATCCAGTTTTATTCCGATGCCAGGGATGCGTTGCTCAAGGCCATTGTGGAATAG
- a CDS encoding AAA family ATPase, with protein MIKHLKLKNVGPAPSMSLEFGKRLNLLTGDNGLGKSFLLDIAWWAVTRKWPNEINPRLTAGKKALPADKGEATIQFSFTGKSKEETYKSKYIPKDQAWTGRAGRPANPGLVLYAISDGSFAVWDPARNYWRTQDGMDVQDRPAAYVFSPKEVWDGLPGQENTWLCNGLIRDWAGWQKEKGAAFKHLREVLKVLSPSDSEILEPGNLTRISLDDVRDMPTIRMPYQQDVAVVHASSGMRRIMALAYFLVWAWEEHKQAASHLQEPKTRQIIFLIDEIESHLHPSWQRTIIPALLSVMKKLTKNVDVQVITATHSPLIMTSIEPLFDENQDAWFDLDFERKKVVVRRRAFEKHGDVGTWLVSEAFDQKSGRALEYEDLVAKASALLEKESPSISKIKEMNDLLVQALNPKDKFLFNWRYICRKKGWLS; from the coding sequence ATGATTAAACACTTGAAATTAAAAAATGTCGGGCCGGCCCCTTCGATGTCGCTTGAATTTGGAAAGCGCCTGAACCTGTTGACCGGTGACAACGGACTGGGGAAAAGTTTTCTCCTGGACATTGCCTGGTGGGCTGTGACCCGAAAATGGCCCAACGAAATCAATCCCAGGCTGACGGCTGGAAAAAAAGCACTGCCCGCAGACAAAGGGGAAGCGACAATCCAGTTTTCATTTACCGGCAAAAGCAAGGAAGAAACCTATAAAAGCAAATATATCCCAAAGGACCAGGCCTGGACCGGGCGTGCCGGCAGGCCCGCCAATCCCGGATTGGTACTATATGCCATATCTGACGGGAGCTTTGCCGTATGGGACCCGGCCCGCAACTATTGGCGAACCCAGGATGGCATGGATGTGCAGGACCGTCCTGCCGCCTATGTGTTCAGTCCCAAAGAGGTCTGGGACGGGCTGCCGGGGCAGGAAAACACCTGGCTGTGCAATGGGCTGATCCGGGATTGGGCCGGATGGCAAAAGGAAAAAGGCGCGGCTTTCAAGCACCTTCGGGAGGTGTTGAAAGTGCTGTCGCCGTCGGATAGTGAGATTCTGGAACCAGGCAACCTGACCCGGATCAGTCTAGATGATGTGCGGGATATGCCCACCATCCGCATGCCCTATCAGCAGGATGTTGCCGTTGTTCACGCGTCATCCGGTATGCGCCGCATCATGGCCCTGGCCTATTTTCTGGTTTGGGCATGGGAGGAACATAAACAGGCGGCCAGCCATTTGCAAGAACCCAAAACACGGCAGATCATTTTTCTGATCGATGAAATAGAATCACACCTGCATCCCAGCTGGCAACGGACCATCATCCCGGCCCTGCTTTCCGTCATGAAAAAATTAACAAAAAACGTTGACGTTCAGGTGATCACGGCCACTCACTCTCCCCTGATCATGACATCGATCGAACCGCTGTTCGATGAGAACCAGGATGCCTGGTTTGATCTGGATTTTGAACGGAAGAAAGTGGTTGTTCGCCGGCGGGCGTTTGAGAAACATGGGGATGTTGGAACCTGGCTTGTCAGTGAGGCATTTGACCAGAAATCAGGGCGTGCTCTGGAGTATGAGGATCTGGTTGCAAAAGCATCCGCGTTGCTGGAAAAGGAATCTCCCAGCATTTCAAAAATAAAGGAAATGAACGATCTCCTGGTTCAGGCCCTGAACCCTAAAGACAAGTTCTTGTTCAACTGGCGATATATATGCCGGAAAAAGGGGTGGCTATCATGA
- a CDS encoding DUF932 domain-containing protein, producing the protein MIEREWKARDPQKVFFPVELRPVYMEHSGIKDKYRQLPKHVAVVDVKKNYPFAVVTNNYKLITNEEAYNQANIIMEHIFQNTKIDDMACLNIIMPRSRSFCHIDLIHESSNFLFEKDKWTAFLRITNSYNRTRLLRYNLGFCRWICLNGMIFGQKSVEFSYVHTHQQMGKIKRFAESIGDIRQLENQLIEKFHHLKRYYIPESEMLPILCRVFDIKATNDDLNKPNQTKRLQNFYSHATKTIKSYFSDMGPHGYAALNVISDYASYPKGVIAPETRVNSLQQKCGKWIDEFVTAIQDKNFSFDNYLADYRETVNVLERF; encoded by the coding sequence ATGATAGAAAGAGAATGGAAAGCACGAGACCCCCAAAAGGTTTTTTTTCCTGTAGAATTACGACCAGTTTATATGGAGCATTCCGGTATAAAAGATAAGTACCGTCAACTGCCAAAACATGTAGCTGTTGTCGATGTCAAAAAGAATTATCCATTTGCCGTTGTTACAAATAACTATAAATTGATCACCAACGAGGAAGCATATAACCAGGCAAATATCATCATGGAGCATATCTTTCAAAATACAAAGATAGATGACATGGCTTGTTTGAACATTATCATGCCTCGTTCACGTTCATTCTGTCACATTGACTTAATTCATGAATCATCCAATTTTCTCTTTGAAAAGGACAAATGGACGGCATTCCTTCGTATCACAAACAGTTACAACAGAACCCGTCTTCTAAGATATAACCTGGGGTTTTGCCGGTGGATATGCTTAAACGGGATGATTTTCGGCCAGAAAAGCGTTGAATTCAGTTATGTACACACGCATCAACAGATGGGAAAGATTAAACGGTTTGCTGAAAGCATTGGTGATATTCGTCAACTGGAGAATCAACTTATAGAAAAGTTTCATCACCTGAAACGCTACTATATCCCTGAATCTGAAATGCTGCCAATACTGTGCAGGGTATTTGACATCAAAGCGACCAACGATGACCTGAATAAGCCTAACCAGACCAAACGTTTGCAGAATTTCTATAGCCACGCAACAAAAACCATTAAATCCTATTTTTCCGACATGGGACCTCACGGCTATGCAGCACTTAATGTAATTTCTGATTATGCATCTTATCCCAAAGGTGTCATAGCACCAGAAACAAGGGTGAACTCATTGCAGCAAAAATGTGGAAAATGGATTGACGAATTTGTTACTGCCATACAGGATAAAAACTTTTCTTTTGACAATTATCTTGCTGATTATCGTGAAACTGTAAACGTATTAGAAAGGTTCTGA
- the rsmB gene encoding 16S rRNA (cytosine(967)-C(5))-methyltransferase RsmB: MTWDTRQAALEILLQTDQKHATLDRALDAVSPNLAHLSQPDKNLCHAIVFGVLRHRNFLDFIIQSFSKIPLTRMDLPVLTVLRMGLFQLRFLDRVPDFAAIDTSVNLIKNRNGKKTAGFVNGVLRNTVRQFHTLNLPDPHTDLLGHITIVHSIPGWLAERWLARYGDEQILELCRTINQVPPLTLRANTLKTTRSELNDILTAAGFDTRLTSLSPHGISLMGSGIRIEALPGFDQGLFAVQDEAAQLVSLMLDPQPHHIVLDACAGLGGKTLHMAQIMGGQGKITAMDTDPGKLALLTAEAHRLGAGEIQTLTLDLMKAGQTDFPQYFDRVLVDAPCTGLGVLRRNPDTKWKRSFQDILRMAGQQKKLLNAAANRVKPGGILLYAVCSGEPEENEHVVTAFLKKRKDYVLEPVMDCFGLPMDRYLTTFPNGMDMDGFFAARLKRLTPETRS; encoded by the coding sequence ATGACCTGGGATACAAGACAGGCAGCCCTGGAAATTCTGCTGCAAACCGACCAAAAACACGCCACCCTGGACCGGGCCCTGGATGCGGTTTCTCCCAACCTGGCCCATTTATCCCAGCCGGACAAGAACCTGTGCCATGCCATTGTGTTCGGGGTGTTGCGCCACCGCAATTTTCTGGATTTCATTATCCAGTCTTTTTCAAAAATTCCCCTGACCCGCATGGATCTGCCCGTATTGACCGTGCTGCGCATGGGTTTGTTCCAGCTGCGGTTTCTGGACCGGGTTCCGGATTTTGCCGCCATTGACACCAGCGTGAATTTAATCAAAAACCGGAACGGAAAAAAAACGGCCGGATTTGTGAACGGGGTGTTGAGAAACACGGTCCGGCAGTTCCACACACTGAATCTTCCCGACCCGCACACCGATCTTCTGGGCCATATCACCATTGTACATTCCATTCCCGGATGGCTGGCCGAGCGCTGGCTGGCCCGGTATGGAGATGAGCAGATCCTGGAGCTGTGCCGGACCATCAATCAGGTACCGCCCCTGACCCTGCGGGCCAATACCCTGAAAACCACCCGGTCTGAATTAAACGACATTCTCACAGCTGCGGGTTTTGATACCCGGCTCACCTCTTTGAGCCCCCACGGGATATCGCTCATGGGATCCGGCATCCGCATCGAAGCCCTGCCCGGTTTTGACCAGGGCCTGTTTGCCGTCCAGGATGAAGCGGCCCAGCTGGTCTCGTTGATGCTGGACCCCCAACCCCATCACATTGTGCTGGACGCCTGCGCCGGTCTGGGCGGCAAAACCCTGCACATGGCCCAGATCATGGGCGGCCAGGGGAAAATCACAGCCATGGATACGGATCCCGGCAAACTGGCTTTGCTGACAGCCGAAGCCCACAGGCTCGGAGCAGGAGAGATCCAAACCCTTACCCTGGACCTCATGAAAGCGGGTCAGACCGATTTTCCCCAATATTTTGACCGGGTCCTGGTGGATGCCCCGTGCACGGGCTTAGGCGTGCTTCGCAGAAATCCGGATACCAAATGGAAACGCTCGTTTCAGGATATTCTGCGCATGGCCGGTCAGCAGAAAAAACTGCTCAATGCCGCAGCCAACCGGGTAAAACCCGGCGGGATTCTTTTATATGCCGTATGTTCCGGAGAACCTGAGGAAAACGAACATGTGGTGACGGCATTTTTAAAAAAACGCAAAGATTACGTACTGGAACCGGTCATGGACTGTTTCGGCCTGCCCATGGACCGGTATTTAACCACCTTTCCCAACGGCATGGACATGGATGGGTTTTTTGCAGCCCGGTTGAAACGCCTCACCCCGGAAACCCGTTCATAA
- the fmt gene encoding methionyl-tRNA formyltransferase, whose amino-acid sequence MTRIVFMGTPDFAVPPLKALAARPDFEICRVITQPDRPKGRGRKPSPPPVKTAALDLGLTVSQPEKLNTDAMVEELTALAPDYFVVAAYGQILSQRILDIPKKYPVNIHASLLPKYRGAAPIQAAIRNRDDTSGVTIMVMAKELDAGDILLFKETPIHPEDTARDLHDRLTKLGADLILDTIDQINAGRLTPTPQDAEKATYAPMLKKEDGQIDWTQSHLDVVAHIHAMTPWPGAFTQLAGRRIKVFTAAPGQDEAPDRPGTVCAVDEKGIHVAAGTGVVIIRELMGKSGKRLSADAFLRGHSLAVSDRFE is encoded by the coding sequence ATGACCCGCATCGTTTTTATGGGGACCCCGGATTTTGCCGTGCCGCCGCTGAAAGCCCTGGCCGCCCGGCCTGATTTTGAGATCTGCCGGGTAATCACTCAGCCGGACCGGCCCAAAGGCCGGGGCAGAAAACCCAGTCCGCCGCCGGTAAAAACCGCGGCCCTGGACCTGGGCCTGACCGTGTCCCAGCCGGAAAAACTCAACACGGATGCCATGGTGGAAGAACTGACAGCCCTGGCACCGGATTATTTTGTGGTGGCTGCCTACGGCCAGATTCTGTCCCAGCGGATTCTGGATATCCCGAAAAAATATCCCGTCAATATTCATGCCTCGCTGCTGCCCAAATACCGGGGGGCCGCGCCCATCCAGGCTGCCATCCGGAATCGGGATGACACATCCGGGGTCACCATCATGGTCATGGCCAAAGAACTGGATGCCGGGGATATTCTGCTTTTCAAAGAAACCCCCATCCATCCGGAAGACACGGCCCGGGACCTGCACGACCGGCTGACTAAACTGGGAGCAGATCTGATTCTTGACACCATTGACCAGATCAATGCCGGCCGGTTGACCCCCACACCCCAGGATGCAGAAAAAGCCACCTATGCGCCCATGCTCAAAAAAGAGGACGGCCAAATCGACTGGACCCAATCCCATCTGGACGTGGTAGCCCATATCCATGCCATGACCCCCTGGCCCGGCGCGTTTACCCAATTGGCAGGCCGGCGCATCAAGGTGTTCACAGCAGCCCCGGGACAAGATGAGGCCCCGGACCGGCCGGGAACCGTGTGCGCCGTCGATGAAAAAGGCATTCACGTGGCTGCCGGCACGGGCGTGGTCATCATCCGGGAACTCATGGGCAAATCCGGCAAGCGTTTGTCTGCAGACGCATTTTTGCGGGGCCATTCTTTGGCCGTTTCCGACCGGTTTGAGTGA
- a CDS encoding bifunctional riboflavin kinase/FAD synthetase, whose protein sequence is MLLVESLDRISTPFQNAVVTIGNFDGVHKGHQALLKQVISKAEKISGTSVALTFEPHPLRALGIDTPPVITRHDQKMELLDASGIDVVMCLPFDKAFAAIPAREFIEKILVEKIGMKAIIIGPDYTFGKNRTGNIALLREQGPILGFETIVADWIKDPASRTHRISSTRIRQIVMDGQVEQARQFLGRHYQIRGKVVKGRSRGGSQLGFPTANIKLHDELCPKFGVYAVTVETIHGNFMGVANIGYSPTFDDHIFTIEVHILDFDQDIYGTRIRVNMVARLRDEKKFADIRELSDQIRKDINTAKEILLKNGSVEDRHIS, encoded by the coding sequence ATGCTACTTGTTGAATCCCTGGACCGGATCAGCACCCCCTTTCAAAATGCGGTGGTCACCATCGGCAATTTTGACGGTGTTCACAAAGGGCACCAGGCCCTGCTGAAACAGGTCATTTCCAAAGCGGAAAAAATATCAGGCACGTCCGTGGCCCTGACATTCGAACCCCATCCATTGCGCGCTCTGGGCATCGACACCCCGCCGGTCATCACCCGCCATGACCAGAAAATGGAACTGCTGGATGCATCAGGCATCGATGTGGTAATGTGTCTGCCGTTTGACAAAGCCTTTGCCGCCATCCCGGCCCGGGAGTTTATTGAAAAAATCCTGGTGGAAAAAATCGGCATGAAAGCCATCATCATCGGGCCGGATTATACGTTTGGCAAAAACCGGACCGGCAATATCGCCCTGCTCCGGGAGCAAGGCCCGATCCTGGGGTTTGAAACCATAGTGGCGGACTGGATCAAAGACCCGGCCAGCCGGACCCACCGGATTTCCAGCACCCGGATCCGCCAGATTGTCATGGACGGCCAGGTGGAACAGGCCCGGCAGTTTTTAGGCAGGCACTACCAGATCCGGGGCAAAGTGGTCAAGGGGCGCAGCCGCGGAGGCAGCCAGCTGGGGTTTCCCACGGCCAACATTAAACTGCATGACGAGCTGTGCCCCAAGTTCGGGGTGTATGCCGTGACCGTGGAAACCATCCACGGCAACTTCATGGGTGTGGCCAATATCGGGTACTCCCCCACATTTGACGACCATATTTTTACCATTGAAGTCCATATCCTTGATTTTGATCAGGATATCTACGGCACCCGGATCCGGGTGAACATGGTGGCCCGGCTGCGGGATGAAAAAAAGTTTGCCGACATCCGGGAACTGTCTGACCAGATCCGGAAAGATATTAATACTGCAAAGGAAATATTATTGAAAAATGGCTCTGTTGAAGATCGTCACATATCCTGA
- the pglZ gene encoding BREX-1 system phosphatase PglZ type B has translation MRILSHLVEAVRSAAVYNPDVQVAPACILWPDKDRLWEPVMPIVQTALPELLILGEFLPEKKTGPAIWLRCMLAGTLEDAVLPEGRTPVLYLPGVSRQDLRAVETCPDPLKPLAELQYRGTIWTQVNAKDWTLLAWLKSDQGGLGLDVAQDRETKTAMQLALHRLLDEELELLKDKHLDKDYFNTLLTGGDPIRDLLLWLDQGEAFQTARGPNEWKAFTAVCRSRLGFHPDNDGPLAGAALLAAHEGPWEAVWERFCEAPQRYPNIPAQIRKCQPPTDTIFWHTDGKACSGWPQWNEDQEKQLYDALMALSEIPAHEGVDKLKTLEAHHGPRRELVWAQLGEAPLAKALQYLAAMAEHSGAGLAAGTVEDLAKGYQHQGWLVDDGMIRALAQVAAARDLEAVTTAIRAIYLPWAESCARHLQKTVHETAYPGGTCLTAPPAAAESGDCILFVDGLRFDAGMRLGNMMDRAGFTTTQTPVWAALPSVTGTGKPAVAPIFTSDKIQEHPAGYHFELLTHYQLHKAIKENGFQILAKQDFGDVTGKAWCEFGDMDHEGHTRGWKLATYRETLLKEIRDRIAAFLEAGWKRVRVVTDHGWLLLPGGLPKTELPAALVDTKWGRCASVKQGASTDERLYPWYWNPHQHVALADGISCYKKGEEYSHGGLSLQECLTLELLVMPKPKSPADTSIDITDVVWKGMRCTIAVEGNVSGLVMDIRTQAGNAQTSVALSTKPLKSNGTASVVVENEEMEGLAAVVVLVDDTGSLMAQMDTKIGGETA, from the coding sequence ATGAGAATCCTGTCCCACCTGGTGGAAGCAGTCCGGAGTGCAGCGGTTTACAATCCAGATGTCCAGGTAGCGCCGGCCTGTATTCTGTGGCCGGACAAGGACCGGCTGTGGGAACCGGTGATGCCGATAGTTCAAACCGCCCTGCCGGAACTGCTGATCCTCGGGGAATTTCTTCCTGAAAAGAAAACCGGGCCGGCTATCTGGCTGCGGTGCATGCTGGCCGGCACGTTGGAGGATGCTGTTCTGCCGGAGGGTCGTACCCCGGTCCTGTACCTGCCAGGGGTAAGCCGCCAGGACCTGCGGGCTGTGGAAACCTGCCCGGACCCTCTCAAGCCTCTGGCTGAACTGCAATACCGGGGGACCATCTGGACCCAGGTCAATGCCAAGGACTGGACCCTTCTGGCCTGGCTCAAGTCAGACCAGGGCGGGCTCGGACTGGATGTGGCCCAAGATCGGGAAACAAAAACCGCCATGCAACTGGCCCTTCACCGGCTGCTGGACGAGGAACTGGAACTGCTCAAGGATAAACACCTGGACAAGGATTATTTCAACACCCTGTTGACCGGGGGTGACCCCATCCGGGATCTGCTGCTGTGGCTGGACCAGGGGGAGGCATTTCAGACGGCCCGGGGACCCAATGAATGGAAAGCGTTTACAGCGGTCTGTCGATCCCGGCTCGGGTTTCATCCGGACAATGACGGACCTCTGGCGGGCGCAGCCCTGCTGGCGGCCCATGAGGGTCCATGGGAAGCGGTCTGGGAAAGGTTCTGCGAAGCCCCGCAAAGGTACCCCAATATCCCGGCGCAAATCCGGAAATGCCAGCCTCCCACTGACACCATTTTCTGGCACACCGACGGCAAAGCTTGCAGCGGCTGGCCCCAGTGGAATGAGGATCAGGAAAAACAGCTGTATGACGCATTGATGGCCCTGTCTGAAATCCCGGCCCATGAAGGTGTGGACAAGCTGAAAACCCTGGAGGCCCATCACGGTCCCCGGCGGGAACTGGTATGGGCACAACTGGGGGAAGCCCCCCTTGCCAAAGCCCTCCAGTACCTGGCTGCCATGGCTGAGCACTCAGGGGCCGGACTGGCTGCCGGCACGGTGGAGGACCTGGCCAAAGGGTATCAGCACCAGGGGTGGCTGGTGGATGACGGGATGATCCGTGCCCTGGCCCAGGTGGCTGCTGCCAGAGATCTTGAAGCGGTGACAACAGCCATCCGGGCGATATATCTGCCCTGGGCCGAATCTTGCGCCCGCCATTTGCAGAAAACCGTTCACGAAACCGCCTATCCCGGAGGCACCTGTCTGACTGCCCCGCCGGCGGCTGCTGAATCAGGTGATTGCATATTGTTTGTGGACGGGCTTCGATTTGATGCAGGCATGCGTCTGGGAAACATGATGGACCGTGCCGGATTTACCACCACCCAGACCCCGGTATGGGCGGCCCTTCCGTCGGTGACCGGCACGGGCAAACCGGCGGTGGCACCGATATTCACATCAGATAAGATCCAGGAACATCCCGCCGGGTACCATTTTGAACTGCTCACCCATTACCAGCTCCACAAAGCCATCAAAGAAAACGGTTTCCAGATCCTGGCGAAACAGGATTTCGGAGATGTCACAGGAAAGGCCTGGTGTGAGTTCGGGGACATGGATCATGAAGGCCACACCCGGGGATGGAAACTGGCCACCTACAGGGAGACCCTGCTAAAAGAGATCCGGGACCGCATTGCAGCATTCCTGGAAGCCGGATGGAAACGGGTCCGGGTGGTCACGGATCATGGATGGCTGCTGCTGCCCGGCGGCCTGCCCAAAACAGAGCTGCCGGCGGCCCTGGTGGATACCAAATGGGGCCGGTGTGCTTCTGTGAAACAGGGGGCTTCCACGGACGAACGGCTGTATCCCTGGTATTGGAACCCTCATCAGCATGTGGCCCTGGCGGACGGGATCAGCTGTTACAAAAAGGGAGAGGAATACTCCCACGGGGGATTGAGTTTACAGGAATGTTTGACACTGGAACTCCTGGTGATGCCCAAACCCAAAAGCCCGGCCGATACGTCCATTGACATCACCGATGTGGTGTGGAAAGGGATGCGCTGTACCATTGCCGTGGAAGGGAACGTTTCCGGGTTGGTCATGGATATCCGGACCCAGGCAGGCAATGCTCAGACCAGTGTGGCCTTGAGTACCAAGCCCCTCAAAAGCAATGGTACCGCATCTGTGGTGGTGGAAAATGAAGAGATGGAAGGACTGGCCGCCGTTGTGGTCCTGGTGGATGACACCGGCTCGCTCATGGCCCAGATGGACACGAAGATCGGCGGAGAAACAGCATGA
- the def gene encoding peptide deformylase — MALLKIVTYPEKSLSMPSDKVKIIDDEVKQLIQDMGDTMFQESGIGLAAPQVGVNKRILVYDARAQNPDDDGPDQQIIALINPKIIQAAGSQLSENEGCLSVVDFRADVKRYEQVTVQAIDMDGNPIEFEAHGLMAVIMQHEIDHLDGILFIDRISTLKRTMYKKKRMKQLKEETSS, encoded by the coding sequence ATGGCTCTGTTGAAGATCGTCACATATCCTGAAAAATCATTGTCAATGCCCTCGGACAAGGTGAAAATCATCGATGACGAGGTAAAGCAGCTGATCCAGGACATGGGAGATACCATGTTCCAGGAATCCGGCATCGGTCTGGCCGCCCCCCAGGTGGGGGTCAACAAACGCATCCTGGTATATGATGCCAGGGCACAGAATCCCGATGACGACGGGCCGGACCAGCAGATCATCGCGTTGATCAATCCGAAAATCATCCAGGCCGCGGGCAGTCAACTGTCGGAAAATGAAGGATGCCTGAGCGTGGTGGATTTCCGGGCCGATGTCAAGCGGTATGAACAGGTGACGGTGCAGGCCATAGACATGGACGGAAACCCAATAGAATTTGAAGCCCATGGCCTGATGGCAGTGATCATGCAGCATGAGATCGATCACCTGGACGGAATTCTGTTCATTGACCGCATCAGTACGCTGAAACGAACCATGTACAAAAAAAAGCGCATGAAACAGCTCAAGGAAGAAACCTCATCATGA